tgctgtagttgtgcAGATGCCACCGTTGGGAACTCGTCCAAGTGAGCCTCGGGGCCATCTCCCCAATGAGCCGACTTGCTGTGCGTGATGTGCTTCGACGtggctgtctctctctctctgacatTTGAGACCTCGATGAGTGATAGATAGTTTGCGGTCAGACAATATTTATTGAGTGCAAAaaccactcacacacacacacaacgttCTCATCTTCATGTGTAAGTTTGCCCAAGGCTAAGACGTCGtctatttttggtattcaCTTGTAGTCTATAAATAGATCTAGCTAAATTTTAGATTATGAGGGAAGCTCaggttatataatataaagaaaaatcatATGAGTCATCATGGCTGTGTTActgattatttaatatacatataagttatttaattatttttaggtTTAAACTCTTGAAGTTTTTTACTTAGTTTGTAATCTAAATACGAAATATTGCTTTAGCAGTTTCAGTGCAGGAATACATTGCACATAATAAGCAGactttattaaataagtaagaaaacaacccgctatccattttgaataaaagccagatattgcggtattaatcttaaaatataccgatataaCCACAAAaactaccaaaaatataccaacatttaTTTCAGGAATATAGATACagaacattcaaaatataccattgagtgtaaaatataccagattgtcagccaaagcaactaagaaccTTAGTTCGGAGACGTCTTtcctcatacaaaagtatttctttaataatttataagctTTTGTAACATTAAGCAAACACCCTAAGTAAGAGTACAGCTATAGTTCGCTGTCGATATTAACAAACTTAGTATGATATGCGACAGTCCATTATCTATCAAATATCTATAGAAACGTGCAAAAATCTTAAACAAGCTTGAAAGAATTGAGAACATTTTGTTTAAGTCAACAATACATTAatgacatacatacattttaattaaaagcatttttattaatctcgtcaaacatataaacaaaatacactatttaaaaacacaaagtcaatttgaattaatatataagcatataaagcaaaaattgtgCTCTACAATAttagcaaaagaaaattaaaattgttgtaattcCTTAAATACGTATTAAACATAATAGCGACTTTCAATACTCATTAGAGTATGGGCGAATTTTCATAGTTGCGGATGTCAATTTATTATAAGACCAGACCATTTCATCTTTATAAGGCGCGTTTAGGTTGCTGTAATAATCGCCatgttattgaaattaattattatttataaacaactCACCTGTCAATACAAAACCAATACCACCAGCCACCCATGCCATTTTCAGCGCAATTTTCATAAGCATttggaatattatttttatcatatgttgaaaatttcttatttacttTCGCTTTTAAcgaatttttgttaaatggATATATCTTGCTTCCCATTATAAATGTTCCTAATGACTCCAATTCGTAAAGAGACTCTGAATTACCAATACGAAAGTCGTCATATTCCACAAAACTTGTAAGCCCATAACTtgtcattgaaatatttagcTGGTGACGATCTGAACTTGTCAACAGATGCAGTTTTTCCAATCCAAACCAAAAGTCCCCATTGAAGTCTCCAAATCCATCCACGTATTCTTGccaatttttatcaaaatctTGTTCTCCATTAATTCGACGCTGAATGATCATCcaaccatcatcatcacaaaGAACATTACTACTTTCTTTATTTGGAAGTTGTATCTCTTGAATACCAGGACTCAAATTTAAACAAGACGTTGGTGGAATTGTGACGGGCTTCTCTTGAATCTTTTTCATCAACTCGTCTTGTAAATATGTCAAATTCAGTTGAGTGACTCTTAGCTGATTTTCTATGTCTGAACTGTAATTTTTACAGTTACCTGcattacaaaaaaagtaatatacaatttaaaataagtatttatttaatggtCATACTTAACGCATTGTGGATTATTTCTCTATCCTCAATATCTTTTTGCATATCTTCTTTACTCCTTTGACATTGGTCTGgaaacaaataattgaataaatgttATGAATGGTCGTATAATTTTTCTTACCTAATAATCTTTGTTGATCATGATTATATTTGGCaaaatttgtgttatttaatttgcaaccATCTGAAAGAAGTGTGACGTTATTTGCTAATTCTTTTATCTAAGTTGTATTACTGAACTTACTGAGTTGACTTTCTAGATATGTTATTTCCATTGTATTGTTCTGAAGCTGAGAATTTAACTTTGTGTTATCCTGCTGTAGTTCGTTCACAGAATTCAAGCAcgttgagttttgttttgaattttgctgATTAACTAATTTGTGGATTAAAATGcattattgcaattaatttatatttaacaaaaacttactcttattgtttcccGACTCCAGCAATGAATTAACATTTTCACAAGGTTTTATAATTGATTTCAAGCTCTCTATTAGATCTCTGTAATCTTCTAGTTgctgattatttttattgatttcatttttttgaaTCTTCAAGAGTGATTCCATCTCATGTATCTCAGCGTTTTTCTTAGCAATAATCTcatctttaattttaattttgatttcgtATTCATTGATATTCAACTGGAGAATATCTGTGTGATTTTTGCTCTGATTTAATTGATTCTCCAAAGATGAAATGTaatctctttctttctcttgaTTTTGAGCATCCAGTTGTCTTATTATTTCCTCATTGGTATCAATGATCTTCtgaattttttcatttaaatctaTTCTGATTGTGCATCTTGGCACAACGATTAAAAAAACCGTCAACAACTGCagatatttttgcatatttctttgATTGATTCTAAAAACACATCCGTCGGCTGCTAACTGTAAATTATAACTAATTCACATCTGCAGCTCACAGTCAAAGAATAGTTTAATCATATATGTAGacggatatatatatatataagctTATGTATATGCAAGAAATTCTATTGCTATCAGCGAACAGCGTCGTAGTcgaaaatattctttataataagtacatacatatgttatatgcCTTCTATGTTCGTTCATGTCGAACCTTTGTTGTTATCAGAAGAACATAttaaaacaagtgagaaatcTATATTCGAGTATGCTTAACTGTGAAATATCCAGTACTTATTTAGAAtacaagcaaaacagtgcgtgattatttttaaaatataccaaattatataaaacaaatatactaaaatataccgaaggccccgtttgatatatttaaacatttccaCATTAGAATTATACCAAAGAACTCACAGTAcaccaaagcagctaagatcACATTGTACTTGGCGTAAATTCCCATACAAAAGactttcttaaataacttttacaatttgcatCCAATCACAACTAAATTGTCAGGTAGTATCAttaatactatagttattattgtcttcTCTTTATCTCTAGCTTTTATTATCTTTGAGATCTatgtaggtgttcatacagacgaaaggacagacggacatggctatatcgtatCTGCTTTTGACGCTGattaacaatatatatgtatgcctTTTTCTGCCGGCgcaaagttaaaatacccttctaccctatgggatAAACTTTATGCgaatatgcacaataattaaatcaatttcccaatttcaattcacgattatatatttaaatttcttgatGATACAAATGCAATTGATCATCTTGGTAAAATGAAAAGATCACTTTACAGAAAACATCAACTCGTCTCTCAATTTATATCATATTGGAGTTAAAGATTTTAAGCCTGAGCCTCTCAATGTCCAATTCCATTTGGGCGAATCTTCATGATTGTATTGCGGTTAGGCCAGAGTACTCCTTGATTGTAGAGAGCATTTAGATTGCTATAAGATAATTAAGTGCAATTAAAAAGCTATTCAAGTTTTTAATGCTGTTTAATACTTACTAATCTTCACAATTGGGTAGAAACCACCAGCCGCCTTCAAGACAATTCGCAAAACCATTTAAATTACGATTTTGACCAAAAGTTACAAAATGACGATTTACATTCCGTCCTAAGACATTCAAGTTGCCAGTGTATTTTCCTATTGATTCCAAATTGTTAGAATGTTGCGGAATTTCCAACTCTAAAGTCATCGTATTCTGCCACAAATGACTCCCTTGAATTTATGAtcgaaattaataattgatgGCGAGCTAAATTCGTaaccaaatgcaatttttccAATCCAATCCAAAATTCTCCTCCCAAGTTTCCAAATCCATTCACGTAATCTGACCAGTTTCTAACAAAGTTTTCACTTCCATCAAATCGTTGCTGAATTATCATCCAACCATTGCCATCGCAAACcgcattaaataatattccaTTTGTAAGTTGTATCTGTTTAACACCTGCAGTAAGGTTTAAACACGAGCTTGGAAGACTTTTGAAGTTGTTCTGAGTTCGAGGTACATATATCCTCTGATTCATTGAAATACATTTGCTTAATTCATCTTCCTTAGAAATTAGTTTGTAATTCATTTCAATCAGATTCTGCTCCATATTCTTTAGCTGTTTGCTAAATCTTGTACAGTTTTTTCGGCAATAATCTAAAGTTGAAAAGATTCTTGAATTTATCAcgattttataattaatgttaatgccTAATGTTTGgattaagaaaattaataaaaatgttttatgacttattttgtttgctacaTTTTcgatatttaattttgcatttatattggaaaaatgtattttctaaaTTGTTTATTCAATTAAGTTAGTTAATCTTCCGcacttagtttttttttatttaatttcctcTCCTGTTCACATTTTCTTCGGTATtagtacaaaataattatagagCTAATAAacgttttcaattattcaattatctAATTGAATGTACTCAAGTAATCTTTTTAAACTTACGCTTCTTGTTTTCAGCATTATTCCTATTGATAGtggtattaaaatttattatggTATTTcgcaattgatttatttcaaGATCTTTCCTCAGAATTTGCTCTTTATAATCTTCT
This window of the Drosophila albomicans strain 15112-1751.03 chromosome 2L, ASM965048v2, whole genome shotgun sequence genome carries:
- the LOC117564806 gene encoding ficolin-1-like → MIIQRRINGEQDFDKNWQEYVDGFGDFNGDFWFGLEKLHLLTSSDRHQLNISMTSYGLTSFVEYDDFRIGNSESLYELESLGTFIMGSKIYPFNKNSLKAKVNKKFSTYDKNNIPNAYENCAENGMGGWWYWFCIDSNLNAPYKDEMVWSYNKLTSATMKIRPYSNEY